Proteins found in one Verrucomicrobiota bacterium genomic segment:
- a CDS encoding metallopeptidase family protein, translating to MHWPEYQELIQLARQEVDHILARLPAPLSTPARQLPLVFEPEPGADLVADGIDPDTLGLFVGVPHNEGPSNDTGLPPQIILYLDNLWAESEGNASRFQEEVRTTFLHELGHYLGLDESDLDERGLG from the coding sequence ATGCACTGGCCCGAATATCAGGAACTTATCCAACTCGCCCGGCAGGAAGTGGACCACATCCTGGCCCGTTTGCCCGCCCCTCTCAGCACGCCCGCACGCCAACTCCCGCTGGTCTTCGAACCCGAACCAGGCGCCGACTTGGTCGCCGACGGCATCGACCCCGATACGCTCGGCTTGTTTGTGGGCGTGCCCCACAATGAAGGCCCCAGCAACGATACCGGACTCCCTCCTCAAATCATTCTCTACCTGGATAACCTCTGGGCGGAAAGCGAGGGAAATGCATCCCGATTCCAGGAAGAGGTGCGCACCACCTTTCTCCACGAGCTGGGACATTACCTCGGTCTCGATGAATCCGACCTCGACGAGCGCGGCTTGGGATAA
- the atpB gene encoding F0F1 ATP synthase subunit A encodes MKWFCLFLLAFLPVAGWGAERSAALAASAPGLEAAAAAAAGEGSHEPAKGLPPDAPRIKLGPFTVTNSMILTWVVAVFLIVFAQMATRNIQAVPAGAQNFWEWMVESLHDFLEGIIGHDLVKKGFWFFATLFIFILFTNWFGLIPGVGTVGWGVPDASGHLHHLDRPLLRGANADLNMTSAMAVTFCVLWLVWALQANGPGGFLKHIFGYSGDATGGLKAFLVLVFLAVGVLEVISIAFRPVSLSFRLYGNIFAGENLLESMAHMGGKYFGWLVPIPFYFLELIVGLVQALVFMLLTAIFTSLICSHGDSHEGHEHKSHGH; translated from the coding sequence ATGAAATGGTTCTGTTTATTCTTGCTGGCATTCTTGCCGGTGGCTGGCTGGGGCGCGGAGCGGTCCGCAGCGCTGGCGGCCTCGGCGCCCGGCTTGGAGGCAGCGGCCGCCGCGGCCGCGGGTGAGGGGTCCCATGAGCCGGCGAAGGGTTTGCCGCCTGATGCGCCTCGAATCAAGCTTGGTCCGTTCACGGTGACCAATTCCATGATCCTGACGTGGGTTGTGGCGGTGTTTCTGATCGTTTTTGCGCAGATGGCCACGCGAAATATTCAGGCTGTTCCGGCGGGGGCGCAGAATTTTTGGGAATGGATGGTGGAGTCGTTGCATGATTTTCTGGAGGGGATTATCGGGCATGATTTGGTGAAGAAGGGTTTTTGGTTTTTCGCCACCCTTTTCATTTTCATTCTGTTTACGAACTGGTTTGGGTTGATTCCGGGGGTGGGCACGGTGGGTTGGGGGGTGCCGGACGCGAGCGGCCACCTGCACCATTTGGATCGGCCGTTGCTTCGGGGTGCGAACGCGGATCTCAACATGACCTCGGCCATGGCGGTGACCTTCTGCGTGTTGTGGCTGGTGTGGGCTTTGCAGGCCAACGGGCCGGGTGGATTCCTCAAGCACATTTTCGGTTACTCGGGGGATGCGACGGGAGGGTTGAAGGCGTTTCTGGTTTTGGTTTTTTTGGCGGTTGGGGTTTTGGAGGTCATTTCCATTGCGTTTCGGCCGGTTTCGCTCAGTTTTCGTCTCTACGGCAATATTTTTGCTGGGGAAAACCTGCTCGAATCCATGGCGCACATGGGGGGCAAGTATTTCGGCTGGCTGGTGCCGATCCCGTTTTATTTTCTGGAATTGATTGTGGGCTTGGTGCAGGCGCTGGTGTTCATGCTGTTGACGGCGATTTTCACCAGTTTGATTTGCTCGCATGGCGACAGTCATGAGGGGCATGAGCACAAGTCCCACGGTCACTAG
- a CDS encoding ATP synthase F0 subunit C — protein MMPLLAELSGSLHVGLAAVGSAIGVGLIGMKASEAVGRNPGASGKILTQAIISSALAEGIIFFAIFLVK, from the coding sequence ATGATGCCATTGCTTGCAGAACTCAGCGGAAGCTTGCACGTCGGATTGGCCGCGGTTGGATCGGCCATCGGCGTGGGACTCATTGGCATGAAGGCGTCGGAAGCCGTGGGACGCAATCCCGGCGCTTCCGGAAAGATCCTGACCCAGGCCATCATCAGCTCGGCCCTGGCGGAAGGCATTATCTTTTTCGCCATCTTCCTTGTGAAGTAA
- the atpF gene encoding F0F1 ATP synthase subunit B translates to MSTFPLLAAAAGDKSIPAQIAETFGWNAELFISQVISFCVVAFLLHKFAYKPILGLLEERRQKIADSLANADRIKTELAQAQAKAQELLNGAGIQANKIIEEARSAAAKVTEQETQKAVAAAQDIINKARQSNDAELTRMKAELRREIGRLAVQAAMQVTGKILTAEDQQRLVEQTNRELAA, encoded by the coding sequence ATGAGCACCTTCCCCTTGCTGGCCGCCGCTGCGGGCGACAAGAGCATCCCCGCCCAGATCGCCGAAACGTTTGGCTGGAACGCCGAGTTGTTCATCTCCCAGGTGATCAGCTTTTGCGTGGTGGCTTTTCTGCTCCATAAATTTGCCTACAAGCCGATTCTGGGCTTGCTGGAGGAGCGCCGCCAAAAAATCGCCGACAGTCTGGCCAACGCCGACCGGATCAAGACCGAACTGGCTCAGGCGCAAGCCAAGGCGCAGGAGTTGTTGAACGGTGCCGGGATCCAGGCCAACAAAATCATCGAGGAGGCGCGTTCCGCCGCCGCCAAGGTGACCGAACAGGAGACTCAGAAGGCCGTGGCGGCCGCCCAGGACATCATCAACAAGGCCCGGCAATCCAATGACGCCGAGTTGACGCGGATGAAAGCCGAACTGCGCCGGGAAATCGGGCGGCTGGCGGTCCAAGCCGCCATGCAAGTCACCGGCAAGATTTTGACGGCCGAAGATCAGCAGCGGCTGGTGGAACAGACCAACCGCGAGCTCGCCGCCTGA
- a CDS encoding F0F1 ATP synthase subunit delta has product MKISKQARRDAKSLFVACRANGLLDEGRVSAAVREVVTRKPRGYVSVLHHFQRLVRLEIERRTARVESATPLSPELQQSVRGNLTRRYGPGLNLQFSVNASLVGGLRVQVGSDVYDGSVAARLTALSESF; this is encoded by the coding sequence ATGAAGATTTCGAAACAAGCCCGGCGGGACGCCAAGTCCCTGTTCGTGGCCTGCCGTGCCAACGGACTGCTGGACGAGGGGCGCGTTTCGGCGGCGGTCCGGGAAGTGGTGACGAGGAAGCCGCGCGGTTATGTGTCGGTCTTGCATCATTTTCAACGGCTTGTTCGATTAGAAATAGAGCGACGGACCGCCCGGGTGGAAAGCGCGACGCCGCTCTCGCCCGAGTTGCAGCAGTCTGTGCGCGGCAACCTGACCCGCAGGTATGGTCCCGGGCTCAACCTGCAGTTCAGCGTCAATGCCTCCCTGGTGGGTGGGTTGAGGGTGCAGGTTGGGAGCGATGTGTATGACGGCTCCGTGGCGGCTCGATTAACGGCCCTTTCCGAAAGTTTTTAA
- a CDS encoding F0F1 ATP synthase subunit alpha has product MSSLLQDIEAQIAGVKSAVAKQNVGVVREISDGVAKIEGLTDCMANEMLDFGNGVIGLALNLEETEVGAIILGDYLGVQEGNAVRTTGKLLSVPVGKGLLGRVVDVLGRPLDGKGPIKETAFYPVEKIAPGIIKRKSVSQPLQTGIMAVDAMIPIGRGQRELIIGDRSTGKTTIGVDTMINQARINKVGRASGEATFRPVYNIYVAVGQKQSNIARVIAELEKAGALEDTIIVVAAASDSAANQYLAPFSGASMGEWFMDNGMDSLIIYDDLSKQAVAYRQVSLVLKRPSGREAYPGDVFYLHSRLLERSARVNENSGNGSLTALPIIETQAGDVSAYIPTNVISITDGQIYLETDLFYQGIRPAISVGLSVSRVGSAAQIKAMKQVAGRIKLDLAQFRELAAFAQFGSDLDAKTQATLERGKRIVELFKQIQYNPIAVEVQATILWGMQNNLFDDVAVDKVKDFQAKLTDFLTTRKSALLDRVRKEAAINDALAAELKSAYAEFKQTYR; this is encoded by the coding sequence ATGAGTTCTCTTCTCCAGGACATCGAAGCTCAAATCGCCGGCGTGAAGTCGGCGGTGGCCAAACAGAATGTCGGCGTCGTCCGCGAAATCTCGGACGGTGTGGCCAAGATCGAAGGCCTCACCGATTGCATGGCCAACGAAATGCTGGACTTTGGCAACGGCGTGATCGGCCTGGCGTTGAACCTGGAGGAGACCGAGGTCGGCGCGATCATTCTCGGTGATTATCTCGGGGTCCAGGAGGGCAACGCGGTGCGGACGACAGGCAAGCTGCTCTCGGTGCCGGTGGGCAAGGGCCTCTTGGGACGCGTGGTGGATGTGCTGGGCCGCCCGCTTGACGGCAAGGGTCCGATCAAGGAGACCGCGTTTTATCCGGTCGAGAAGATTGCGCCGGGCATCATCAAGCGGAAGTCGGTCAGCCAGCCGTTGCAGACGGGCATCATGGCGGTGGACGCGATGATTCCGATCGGACGCGGCCAGCGCGAGTTGATCATTGGCGACCGTTCCACGGGGAAGACGACGATTGGGGTGGACACCATGATCAACCAGGCCCGGATCAACAAGGTGGGCCGTGCTTCGGGCGAGGCGACGTTTCGGCCGGTCTACAACATTTATGTGGCGGTTGGACAGAAGCAGTCGAACATCGCGCGAGTGATCGCGGAATTGGAAAAAGCCGGGGCCTTGGAAGACACGATCATCGTGGTGGCCGCGGCCTCGGATTCCGCTGCCAACCAGTATCTGGCTCCGTTTTCGGGCGCGTCGATGGGCGAATGGTTCATGGACAACGGCATGGATTCGCTGATCATTTATGATGATTTGTCCAAGCAGGCGGTGGCTTACCGCCAGGTGTCGCTGGTGTTGAAGCGTCCGTCGGGGCGCGAGGCGTATCCGGGCGACGTCTTTTATTTGCACAGCCGGTTGTTGGAGCGAAGCGCCCGCGTCAATGAGAACAGCGGCAACGGCTCTTTGACGGCGCTGCCGATCATTGAGACGCAGGCCGGCGACGTTTCGGCTTACATTCCAACCAACGTGATTTCGATTACGGATGGTCAGATCTATCTGGAAACGGACCTGTTCTATCAGGGCATTCGTCCGGCGATTTCCGTGGGTTTGTCGGTGAGCCGTGTCGGTTCGGCGGCGCAGATCAAGGCGATGAAGCAGGTCGCCGGGCGCATCAAGCTGGACCTGGCTCAGTTTCGCGAGTTGGCGGCGTTTGCCCAGTTCGGTTCCGATTTGGACGCGAAGACCCAGGCGACCCTGGAGCGCGGCAAGCGCATCGTCGAGTTGTTCAAGCAGATTCAATACAACCCCATTGCCGTGGAAGTGCAGGCGACGATTTTGTGGGGCATGCAGAACAACCTTTTCGACGATGTGGCGGTGGATAAGGTGAAGGATTTTCAAGCCAAACTGACCGACTTCCTGACGACTCGGAAGAGCGCTCTGCTCGATCGAGTGCGCAAGGAGGCGGCCATCAACGACGCGCTCGCGGCGGAATTGAAGTCGGCTTACGCCGAGTTCAAGCAGACCTACCGGTAG
- the atpG gene encoding ATP synthase F1 subunit gamma, whose translation MPSTRDIRRRIKSIKNTSQITKAMQMVASSKMRKAQLAAVAGRPYAALMNDVLAAVSEGAGEFSHPLMENRTVRKRAVVIVSTDKGLCGALNSNLLREAARFDKDTTVYIAAGRKASQFVARTKRALAAEFTYKDSPQFAEARAISKFAQDLFLKGEVDRVDVLYTNFISTLTQKPDLRTLLPIGEITAVEAGLGGENLGTSLSRNEREYLFEPGAGTVLGNLLPHYLNFQVYQYLLEAKASEHSSRMVAMKNATDNAKQMIKDLTLEYNKLRQASITKELLEITTAQMAMG comes from the coding sequence ATGCCGAGCACGCGTGACATTCGCCGACGCATCAAGTCGATCAAGAACACGTCGCAGATCACGAAGGCGATGCAGATGGTGGCTTCCTCGAAGATGAGGAAAGCCCAGTTGGCGGCCGTCGCGGGCCGCCCTTATGCGGCGTTGATGAATGACGTGCTGGCGGCGGTTTCGGAGGGCGCGGGTGAATTCAGTCATCCCTTGATGGAGAACCGGACGGTGCGGAAGCGGGCGGTGGTGATCGTCAGCACCGACAAGGGGTTGTGCGGCGCTTTGAATTCCAACCTGCTGCGGGAGGCTGCCCGGTTTGACAAGGACACGACTGTTTATATTGCCGCGGGCAGGAAGGCGTCGCAGTTCGTGGCGCGCACGAAGCGCGCGCTGGCGGCGGAGTTTACCTACAAGGATTCCCCGCAATTTGCGGAAGCCCGCGCGATTTCCAAGTTCGCCCAGGATTTGTTTTTGAAGGGAGAAGTGGACCGGGTCGATGTGCTTTACACCAATTTCATTTCCACGCTGACCCAGAAGCCGGATCTACGGACCCTGCTTCCGATCGGGGAGATCACGGCGGTGGAGGCGGGCCTGGGCGGAGAGAACCTCGGGACGAGCCTTTCGCGCAACGAGCGCGAGTATTTGTTCGAGCCCGGCGCCGGCACGGTGCTGGGCAATCTGCTGCCGCATTATCTCAATTTTCAGGTTTATCAATACCTGCTGGAAGCCAAGGCTTCCGAGCATAGCTCGCGGATGGTGGCCATGAAGAACGCCACCGACAATGCGAAGCAGATGATCAAGGATTTGACCTTGGAGTACAACAAGCTGCGCCAGGCGAGCATTACGAAGGAATTGCTCGAGATCACGACGGCCCAGATGGCGATGGGCTAA